GTTCCGGTGGTGATTCTGGGTCGTCGGGGCCGATACGATTTCCGTCTGCTTCTCAGGCTGATCACCTGGTTGAAGGAGTATCGTCCGGTCGCAGTACATACGCATTTGTTCACAGCCGACAGCTGGGGGCGATTGGCGGCATTTCTTGCGCATGTGCCCGGAATCTATTCCACGGTACACAGTACAAATACCTGGAAGGGCAACCTTCATCGGCTGGTTGACCGGATGATGGCGCGGCTTTCCACCAAGGTGATCGCCTGCTCCGAGGAAGTGGAAGTGGTTCTGAGAGACAGGGACCGTATACCCGCAAATCGCCTGGTGACCATTGCAAACGGTGTCGACCTTCGACGATTTGCATCCCTGCCGGAAGTCGACCTCGCCGATGAATTTGATTTCGTTGCCGGTGCGACGACCCTGATTGTTGTCGGTCGACTGCATCCCGCGAAAGGTCACCATGATTTGCTTCCTGCTCTCGAAACACTCAGGACGCAAGGTTTTGACTTTGTTTTGCTAATTGTGGGAGAAGGCGAACTCGAAGGGGAGCTCCGGCAAGAAGTACGCGATCGCGGCCTGGACGCAAATGTGAGGTTCTGCGGCTTTCGACAGGATGTCCTGGCACTGATTGCCGCTGCCGACACAATGGTTATGCCATCACGGTGGGAGGGTCTTCCAATGGCCCTGCTGGAGGCCATGGCGCTGGGGAAACCGGTGGTCGCGACGAGCGTCGGCGGAATCCCGAACGTGATTCAGCAGGGCGAAAACGGATTCCTGGTTGCCCCTCGCGATGTCGAGGACATGGCGCGGAAGCTGGGCGCGCTCATCGGAGACAGAACGCTGAGGAAGCGTATCGGGGGACAGGCAGGAAAGACCGTGCGTGAACGATTCAGTGCGGAAAACGTTGCGCGTCGCTACGAGGAACTCTACCGCTCGGTCGGCAAAGAGCGCACGACACTGGGCGCAGGGGATGAAGGAAGCGAGGAAAGGTCGACATGATGAGGGAGCTTCTGTCCGGAATCCTGTATCCCTTGACCCGGGTCGTCGAAAGGGTCTCGCCGGGTATACGAATTCTCATGTATCACCGCGTATATCCAATGGAATCCTATGACCAACTTGTCGTAC
This genomic interval from Acidiferrobacteraceae bacterium contains the following:
- a CDS encoding glycosyltransferase, translated to MRKQRVVHIIDRLPPDGAERLLADVLRSRSGDFEYTVLCLVEGGPLVQEIEQSGVPVVILGRRGRYDFRLLLRLITWLKEYRPVAVHTHLFTADSWGRLAAFLAHVPGIYSTVHSTNTWKGNLHRLVDRMMARLSTKVIACSEEVEVVLRDRDRIPANRLVTIANGVDLRRFASLPEVDLADEFDFVAGATTLIVVGRLHPAKGHHDLLPALETLRTQGFDFVLLIVGEGELEGELRQEVRDRGLDANVRFCGFRQDVLALIAAADTMVMPSRWEGLPMALLEAMALGKPVVATSVGGIPNVIQQGENGFLVAPRDVEDMARKLGALIGDRTLRKRIGGQAGKTVRERFSAENVARRYEELYRSVGKERTTLGAGDEGSEERST